The Tenebrio molitor chromosome 3, icTenMoli1.1, whole genome shotgun sequence genome contains a region encoding:
- the LOC138126354 gene encoding luciferin 4-monooxygenase-like, with protein MSDLVKVGPPDNQKLPKKSLGAIYFERIKKWNANRVAIVDWTGEELNYGQLLQSTVKLATQMTKLGVKKGDVITILSQNNTKFILTILAGLYIGAKMNLLNPDYTPGELKHFFEIYHPVLVFCTAKVLGNVLQLKDFFSVNVILYDTEAVDDLENFDKFVEAGTFDPGFSPTNLDPKEDVALILTSSGTTGYPKSVQLTHASLRIALLYGGDPYFLDINENERILALLPFFHIFGIGSTLAGVVHGAKLVILEKFLPYRFLSLIQKHRITKLFAVPPVLLFLVKSPLVQKYDLSSITDVLCGAATVTKETEDLVEAQLKISCVRQIYGMTEVCGAATVIPKNTKKHGSSGQVIMGHQIKICDPETGKALGVNEVGELRIKGDGVMKGYLGQEKETEEAFDEEGYFKSGDLGYYDDEGFFFIVDRLKEIIKYNGFQVSPAELESLLIQHPAVKDAGVIGIPDEKAGELPVAFVVKQPNEDVTEEEIVRYIAENISVQKRLSGGVRFIEEIPKSSSGKILKRKLKELL; from the exons ATGAGTGACTTGGTAAAAGTGGGACCTCCGGATAACCAGAAGCTTCCCAAAAAATCATTGGGGGCCATATATTTCGAGAGAATAAAGAAATGGAACGCCAACAGAGTCGCCATA GTTGATTGGACAGGTGAAGAACTGAATTATGGACAACTCTTGCAGTCGACTGTTAAATTAGCAACGCAAATGACCAAATTAGGAGTGAAGAAAGGCGACGTTATTACCATATTGTCACAAAATAATACGAAATTCATCTTGACAATCCTTGCAGGATTATACATTGGGGCAAAAATGAATCTACTCAATCCGGACTATACTCCAG gaGAACTGAAGCATTTCTTTGAGATTTATCATCCAGTTTTGGTCTTCTGCACAGCAAAAGTTTTAGGAAATGTTCTCCAGCTGAAGGATTTTTTTTCCGTCAACGTCATACTTTACGATACCGAAGCCGTTGATGACTTGGaaaactttgacaaatttgtaGAAGCGGGTACTTTTGATCCCGGATTTAGTCCCACCAATCTCGACCCCAAAGAAGACGTTGCTTTGATTTTGACCTCTTCGGGCACAACAGGCTACCCAAAAAGTGTCCAGCTAACTCACGCCAGTTTGAGAATCGCTTTGCTCTACGGCGGAGATCCTTATTTTCTGGATATCAACGAAAACGAGAGGATTCTGGCGCTTCTTCCGTTTTTCCACATCTTTGGGATCGGCAGCACTCTTGCTGGCGTTGTGCACGGAGCAAAATTagtaattttggaaaaattcctCCCCTATCGCTTCTTGAGTCTGATCCAAAAGCACAGAATCACGAAACTGTTCGCTGTACCTCCAGTTCTTTTGTTCTTGGTGAAGAGTCCTCTGGTGCAAAAATACGATTTGTCGTCTATCACCGACGTGTTATGCGGAGCTGCTACCGTGACCAAAGAGACAGAAGATTTGGTAGAGGCGCAGCTGAAGATTAGTTGTGTCCGACAAATTTATGGTATGACAGAAGTATGTGGAGCAGCTACTGTGATTCCTAAGAACACGAAGAAACACGGATCTTCGGGACAAGTCATAATGGGGCATCAGATTAAAATATGCGACCCTGAAACTGGTAAAGCTTTGGGTGTCAATGAGGTTGGAGAGTTGAGAATCAAGGGTGATGGGGTGATGAAGGGTTACCTGGGTCAGGAGAAAGAAACTGAAGAGGCGTTCGACGAGGAAGGATATTTCAAAAGTGGTGATCTGGGATATTACGATGATGAAGGTTTCTTCTTTATTGTAGATCGTCTGAAAGAGATTATCAAGTATAATGGTTTCCAG GTTTCTCCAGCTGAACTGGAAAGTCTTTTGATACAACATCCAGCAGTGAAAGACGCCGGAGTAATTGGTATACCAGACGAGAAAGCAGGTGAACTACCTGTAGCATTCGTGGTCAAGCAACCAAATGAAGATGTGACTGAAGAAGAGATTGTTCGTTACATTGCTG aaaatatttCTGTCCAGAAGCGTCTCTCTGGAGGGGTTCGATTTATTGAGGAGATTCCGAAAAGTAGCAgtggcaaaattttaaagagaaAATTAAAGGAACTCTTATAA